GAGGGTGCTATACCATTTGCAGCAGCAAATCCATTAAGAGTTTTACCAGGAGCTATTATTGGTTCTGCATTAGCAGGAGCACTTACTATGTTATTTAATATTAAAATACCTGCACCACATGGAGGAATATTAGTAATGTTCTTAAGCTCTAACTTCTTCCTATACTTATTAGCTATATTAATAGGTTCAGTATTAGGAGCAGTTATATTAGGTATAATGAAAGAGAAAAAATAGATAAAACAAAAGGACCGAAAGGTCCTTTTTGTAATATATAAATATTTTTATGTAAAATATACTTGACAAAAAAGAAAATATATTGTATATTAGTGTTAAGAAGATGGGAGATGATTTTATGAAAAACAATTTAGCTTTTTTAATTGGGATTATAGTTTCTGTTACTATAGTATTTTTATTAACATATAGAAAAAGAAAGAGATTAGAATGTAAATTTGATGAAAGACAGAAACAAAATCTTAACTTAGGATACAAATATGGATTTAATGGAATGTTAGTTTTTATGATGTTATTTGCATTAGTAACTGAGGTATATAAAAAAGTAAATAATAGTGAAATGATTAGTTTAACTATGTTTGTTATTACATCTATTCTTGTAGGTATTACAATAGTTGCTGCATTTACAATATTTACAGATTCTTATCTACAATTTGGTGCTAATTTGAAAAAAATCTATTTTACAAATATTTCTATAGGGCTATTAAATTTATTCCTTGGAATTTCACTTAAATCATATGTAAACATTCTTGTATCACTTCTAATGTTTATAATTGCAGGGGGAGTATTTATTAGAAATAAGTTTCATAAAGAGGATGAAGAATAATGAAAAATTTAAAATTAAAAGCAGCGAGGGCACTTAAAGATCTATCACAGCAACAACTTGCAGAACTTGTAAGTGTTTCAAGACAAACAATAAATGCTATAGAAAAGGGAGATTATAATCCAACAATTAATTTATGTATAGCTATATGCAAGGTTTTAGATAAAAGTTTAGATGAACTATTTTGGGAAGAATAATGGAGGAAACTCCATTATTTTTATTTACAAAGAAGTATGCTAATTTTATAATAAATATCTAATTAGCTATTTTTAAATTTAATCTAATTTATATACTAGACAGATATAAAAAAACTGTTTGACAAATATCGAGTTTTGTGATAAGATTACATAAAATTTAAAAGAGGAGAAAGCCATGAATTTAGAATTGACAAAGAGAAAAGTAAAAACATTTTTAAAGGGTAAGGTTAATTTAACAACTAAAGCAATTATATTAATGTTATTAGGTGCGTATGGTTTTGGGGCAGATGCGACTTTTGATAATTTGAAGGTAAATAAAAAGATTGTAGTATATGGTGGGGACTATTATGATGGTGGTGTAGTAATAAGAGATACTAATGGTAAAGGTTCTATTTATATTGCTGGTGAAAACTCTCAAGCAAATCTTAAAGTAGAAAAAGGTGCACCAACTTTATTTGTTCCTACTGTAACTTTTAGTGGGTTTGATCCTTCAAAGGCTACAAGAATAACTTATGCTACTTATAAAGATTATCAAAGTGGAATGACAGAAACTATAGCGACTTTAAATGATGGCTTAATATTTAAAGGAAATAATGATTTATATGAAAACAGACATATGCTTAATAGTACAGTAAATCTAGTAGGAGAAAGAGATGATAATGTTACTCATTATACAGCATATGATAGTGCTAAAAACAATATATTTGTAGCGGCAGATGATCATGAAACTATGACTATTAAACTTGCTAAAAATTTAGTAAATATAGAGTCAATTTCTAATGAGGCAGATAAGGCTAAAATAGAGTTTTCAGATGATGTTAAAGTTACTGGAGGGAATTTAAATTTAAGTGATAATAAGATAACTAATGTAGCAGATGGTGAGATATCTGGAATTTCTAAAGATGCAGTTAATGGTTCTCAACTTTATGCAATTAGTAAACAAGTAGAAGATAGTATTAGTAATGTATATGTACATGTAAATACAGGTGAAGCAATACAAGAAGATGGAAATGAATTAACTAACCAAGGTAAAATAGGGGCTAAAGGTGGTGCTAGAGAAAAAGGAGCATCAACTTTAGGACTTGGAGCTAAGGCACAAGGTATTAACTCTACAGCTTTAGGAAGTTATGCAAATTCTAAAGCAGAAGATGCAGTTGCAATAGGTAATGGAGCAGTTGCTAAAAATCAAAGAGCAATAGCAATAGGAAGAGATGCTGAAACTGGAGCATTAGATACAAGTGATATGAGAAATAATGTGGGTGCAATTGCAATAGGTTCAAGTGCTAAGGCTATAAATGAAGGAACTATAGCAATAGGAACTCAAGCAGTAGCAGGAACACCTGATCCATCTAAAACAAATGTTAAATTTGCTATAGCTATAGGAGAAAATTCATCAGCTAAAAGTTTAACAGGAATAGCATTAGGATATAGAACAAAATCAGATAAAGATTTTGCAACTTCAATTGGTTATGGTGCTGACTCTAGAGTGGAAACAGGTATTGCTTTAGGAGCACTTTCTATAGCAGATAGAAAAGATGGAGTTAAGGGATATAATGTAGCAGAAGTTGATAAAAGAGAAAATAAATATGCTGGATTAAAAGGTTCAGCACTTACATCAAGACTTTCGGCATTATCTATAGGTAATAAAGGACAAAGTCGTCAAATAATTAATGTAGCTGCAGGGACTGAAGATACAGATGCGGTAAATGTGGCACAATTACGTAGTATTAATTTAAAATTTGCAGGTGATGAAGGTAAAAATGATGTGTTATTAGATAATCAAACTTTAAATATTAAAGGTGATGGGAAATACATTAAAACTACTGCAAGTTCAGAAGGTATAAAAATAGAATTTACTGAAGAAATAAAAGATAAACTTGATAATCAAGGTAATGCAATAAAAGATGTTAAGACAGATGCAAGTTCAGGAGTTGCAAGTGCTGTAGCAATGGCAAACTTACCAC
The nucleotide sequence above comes from Streptobacillus felis. Encoded proteins:
- a CDS encoding YadA-like family protein, whose protein sequence is MNLELTKRKVKTFLKGKVNLTTKAIILMLLGAYGFGADATFDNLKVNKKIVVYGGDYYDGGVVIRDTNGKGSIYIAGENSQANLKVEKGAPTLFVPTVTFSGFDPSKATRITYATYKDYQSGMTETIATLNDGLIFKGNNDLYENRHMLNSTVNLVGERDDNVTHYTAYDSAKNNIFVAADDHETMTIKLAKNLVNIESISNEADKAKIEFSDDVKVTGGNLNLSDNKITNVADGEISGISKDAVNGSQLYAISKQVEDSISNVYVHVNTGEAIQEDGNELTNQGKIGAKGGAREKGASTLGLGAKAQGINSTALGSYANSKAEDAVAIGNGAVAKNQRAIAIGRDAETGALDTSDMRNNVGAIAIGSSAKAINEGTIAIGTQAVAGTPDPSKTNVKFAIAIGENSSAKSLTGIALGYRTKSDKDFATSIGYGADSRVETGIALGALSIADRKDGVKGYNVAEVDKRENKYAGLKGSALTSRLSALSIGNKGQSRQIINVAAGTEDTDAVNVAQLRSINLKFAGDEGKNDVLLDNQTLNIKGDGKYIKTTASSEGIKIEFTEEIKDKLDNQGNAIKDVKTDASSGVASAVAMANLPQVSNIAGHRHNIAGSYGYYNGEHAFALGLSGLNESGNVVYRASGAINTKGYFSIGAGLGYQFDNLESRRKDMLTLQRHGNINLLDEKVYELEMEVSELREKISNLEKTNKLILEKLEKIEKR
- a CDS encoding helix-turn-helix transcriptional regulator — translated: MKNLKLKAARALKDLSQQQLAELVSVSRQTINAIEKGDYNPTINLCIAICKVLDKSLDELFWEE